The genomic window CCTGGCGCGCGGCTACAACGCGGCGCGCTTCGGCAGCACCCTGGCCATGCTGGCGGGCGCCGGCGTGCCCATCCTGCGCGCGCTGCAGGCCGCCAGCCAGACGCTGAACAACACCGCAATGCGCGCCGACGCGGAAGACGCGCTGGTGATGGTGCGCGAAGGCGCGCCGCTGGCCGCGGCGCTGGCGCAGAAAAAGCGCTTTCCGGGCCTCTTGTCCATGTTCGCGCGCCTGGGCGAGCAGACCGGCCAGCTGCCGCTGATGCTGCAGCGCGCCGCCGTGCAGCTGTCCGCCGAGGTGCAGCGCCGTGCCATGCAGCTGGCCACCATCCTGGAGCCGCTGCTGATCGTCGTCATGGGCGTGGTCGTGATGCTGATCGTGCTGGCGGTGATGCTGCCCATCATCCAGCTCAACCAGTGGGTCAAGTAGCCTTGCGGGCTTGAATGTAGTAACATTGCTACATTCGGTTTGATCAAGGAGCCTGCCATGCAAACTCTCACCTCGCGCGAATTCAACCAGGACACGGCCCGCGCCAAGCGCGCGGCCAACGACGGGCCGGTGTTCATCACCGACCGCGGCCGGCGCGCCTACGTGCTGATCAGCAACGCCGAGTACGAGCGCCTGACACGCAAGCCGCGCTCGATCGCGGAGGCGCTGGCGATGCCGGGGGTGGAAGACATCGAGTTCGAGCCGCCGCGCATGGGCGATTTCGCGCGTCCCGCCGAGTTCGATTGAGCCCATGTTTCTGCTCGACACCAACGCCGTCTCGGACTTGCGCCGGCCCGACCGGGCGCCTGCCGGCTTGCTGCAATGGTCGCGCGCTACGCCGCCTCACCAGCAGTTCATCTCATGCATCACCGTGTTCGAGCTGGAGTTGGGCATCCGCCAGAAAGAGCGACGCGACCACGAGCAAGGCCGCTTGCTGCGCCAATGGCTGCAGGCCCAGGTGCTGCCCACGTTCGACGGGCGCATTCTCGACATCGACACCGCCGTGGCGCACCGCTGCGCCGCAATGCACGTTCCCAATCCGGCGCCCGAGCGCGACGCCTGGATTGCCGCCACCGCCCTGGTCCACGGCCTGACCGTGGTCAGCCGCAACACGCGCGACTTCGGCGCCTGCGGCGTCCAGGTGCTCAATCCATGGGAAGCGCCGGCGTGACCTACCCCGACAGCGATTGTTTTTGACATGCCCGCCACCCTCGACGACAAGCTCGTGGTCGCGATCTCCTCGCGCGCCCTGTTCGACCTGGAGGAAGAAAACCAGGTCTTCGACAGCGGCGACGCGCAGGCCTACATGCGCCTGCAGCTGGAGCGCCTGGACGTGCCGGCGCGCCCCGGCGTCGCGCACTCCATGGTGCGCAAGCTGCTGCGCTTCAACGAGGACGGCGTCGAGCGCGTGGAGGTCGTCATCCTCTCGCGCAACGACCCGGTCTCGGGCATGCGCATCTTCAATTCGGGCGCGGCGCAGGCGCTGCGGCTCGAGCGCGGCGTGTTCAC from Burkholderiaceae bacterium includes these protein-coding regions:
- a CDS encoding type II toxin-antitoxin system Phd/YefM family antitoxin translates to MQTLTSREFNQDTARAKRAANDGPVFITDRGRRAYVLISNAEYERLTRKPRSIAEALAMPGVEDIEFEPPRMGDFARPAEFD
- a CDS encoding type II toxin-antitoxin system VapC family toxin; protein product: MFLLDTNAVSDLRRPDRAPAGLLQWSRATPPHQQFISCITVFELELGIRQKERRDHEQGRLLRQWLQAQVLPTFDGRILDIDTAVAHRCAAMHVPNPAPERDAWIAATALVHGLTVVSRNTRDFGACGVQVLNPWEAPA